Proteins from a genomic interval of Garra rufa chromosome 4, GarRuf1.0, whole genome shotgun sequence:
- the LOC141334138 gene encoding uncharacterized protein isoform X1, giving the protein MAFIKEESEDMKIEETFGVKHEDTEEQTDPRDLKEESQVLNEMEEKDHDFINEEKSFRKRTQKTGRSYFTCQQCGKCFKQTVSIKRHMRVHTGEKPYGCQQCGKHLIHRKNLKTHVRSHFGENPYTCPECGQSFHQKQHFEDHRIIHTKHPYTCPQCGKKFNYKVRFEDHLRVHTGEKPFTCQQCGRSFNQKGSLNRHMRVHTEEKPFTCQQCGRGFNRKGNLDSHTRVHSGEKPYSCQQCGRSFNRKEHLDCHMTVHTGERLLTCQQCGVSFTQKESFNRHMRIHNGDQSYSCDQGGMSFDQHENLKVHMRTHRAKPYTCSECGKSYCRKQQFKVHMRIHSGEQPYTCPQCGKRFNHKQHFEFHKRVHTGEKPFTCQQCGKSFNQNGSLNRHMRVHSGEKPFVCGHCGKSFRYKAELKYHMRFHT; this is encoded by the exons atggcatttattaaagaggagagtgaagacatgaagattgaagaaacattcggagtcaaacatgaagatactgaagaacaaacag acccGAGGGacctgaaagaggagagtcaagtactaaacgaaatggaagagaaagatcatgatttcataaatgaagaaaaatcttttagAAAAAGGACTCAAAAGACTGGAAGAAGTTATTTCActtgtcaacagtgtggaaagtgtttcaaacAAACAGTAAgtattaaaagacacatgagagttcacacaggagagaaaccgtatggctgtcaacagtgtggaaagcattTAATTCATAGAAAAAATCTTAAAACACATGTTAGGAGTCACTTTGGAGAGAATCCCTACACATGCCCTGAGTGTGGACAGAGTTTCCAtcaaaaacaacactttgaagACCATAGGATAATTCACACTAAGCacccctacacatgccctcagtgcggaaagaagtTTAATTATAAAGTACGCTTTGAAGACCacttgagagttcacactggagagaagccttttacctgccagcaatgtggaagaagttttaaccaaaaaggatcccttaacagacacatgagagttcatactgaagagaagcctttcacctgccaacagtgtggaagaggTTTTAACCGGAAAGGAAACCTTGACAGTCACACGAgggttcactctggagagaaaccctactcctgccaacagtgtggaagaagttttaacCGGAAAGAACACCTTGATTGCCACATGAcggttcacactggagagaggcttctcacctgccaacagtgtggagtaagtttcactcaaaaagaaagctttaacagacacatgagaattcacaatggagatcagtctTACTCGTGTGATCAGGGTGgaatgagttttgatcaacatgaaaaccttaaagtccacatgagaactcatagagcgaaaccctacacatgctctgagtgtggaaagagttattgtcgaaaacaacaatttaaagtccacatgagaattcactctggagagcaaccctacacatgccctcagtgcggaaagaggtttaatcaTAAACAACACTTTGAATTCCACaaaagagttcacacaggagagaagcctttcacctgccagcaatgtggaaaaagtttcaaccaaaatgggtcccttaacagacacatgcgagttcactctggagagaaaccatttgtatgtggtcactgcggaaagagtttcagataTAAAGCAGAACTTAaataccacatgaggtttcacacatga